From Pseudomonas hefeiensis, one genomic window encodes:
- a CDS encoding sulfite reductase flavoprotein subunit alpha yields the protein MFKKTLFQLHWFFGISAGLVLAFMGITGAAVSFQDEILRALNPQVLMVPKQPEGVLPPAELVQQIEAASGKTVAMLWVETDSGHAARAIFAAPPGEKRGPMRYFNPYNAQFMGDVMGQDLFGLMLRLHRVLALEDVGRQITGACTLILVFFCLSGLYLRWPRQWKSWRAWLTLDWAKKGRSFNWDLHSVAGTWCLAFYLLAALTGLTWSYDWYNKGVTRLLSDSPKEERVRNRGPVPSGPPPVADYRAMWSSIYSAAGPGLTSYNVRMPPVAGQPATVYYLLRNSPHDRALNQLTLDPATGVISHHSRYSDKSLKAQLLTSVYALHIGSYFGLIGRILVTVAALTMPLFFVTGWLLYLDRRRKKRQVKTARQELAAHHSDAPAWLIGFASQSGFAEQLAWQTASQLQAAGLPVKVQPLAGVSEQELSNCSHALFVVSTFGDGEGPDSARGFERKILGRAMSLEGLQYSVLGLGDRQYENFCGFARRLHAWLSEHGGKTLFAPVEVDSGDPYALRHWQQQLAELTGQAPLDIWQAPSFENWTLHQRTLLNPDSSGSGVYLLGLTAPGPSSWLAGDLVEILPRNDLSAIEHFLEGLGIAGVARVQVDGLSQRLDQALANRQLPENRAHLVGMHAQALVDALAPLALREYSIASIPADGLLELIVRQERHADGNLGIGSGWLTEHAPLGSAISLRVRRNSGFHLPPQGVPMILLGNGTGLAGLRSLLKARVAEGMQRNWLLFGERQREHDFHCRDELQEWVTSGDLERLDLAFSRDQEQKIYVQDRLLESTALLKQWLADGAVIYVCGSLQGMASGVDQVLNDVLGAAAVERLIEQGRYRRDVY from the coding sequence GTGTTTAAGAAAACCCTGTTCCAGTTGCACTGGTTTTTCGGCATCAGCGCCGGGCTGGTCCTGGCGTTTATGGGCATTACCGGTGCCGCGGTGTCATTTCAGGACGAAATCCTGCGGGCGTTGAACCCCCAGGTGTTGATGGTCCCGAAACAACCGGAAGGCGTCCTGCCGCCTGCCGAGCTGGTGCAACAGATCGAGGCCGCTTCCGGTAAAACCGTCGCCATGCTTTGGGTCGAGACCGACAGCGGTCACGCCGCACGGGCGATTTTCGCCGCCCCGCCTGGGGAAAAGCGCGGGCCCATGCGCTATTTCAACCCGTACAACGCACAGTTCATGGGCGATGTAATGGGCCAGGATCTCTTCGGCCTGATGCTCAGGCTGCACCGCGTCCTGGCCCTGGAGGATGTGGGTCGGCAGATTACCGGTGCCTGTACGCTGATCCTGGTGTTTTTCTGCCTGTCCGGGCTGTACCTGCGCTGGCCGCGCCAATGGAAAAGCTGGCGTGCCTGGCTGACCCTCGACTGGGCGAAAAAAGGCCGCAGTTTCAATTGGGACCTGCACTCGGTGGCGGGCACCTGGTGCCTGGCGTTTTATCTGCTGGCGGCCCTGACCGGCCTGACCTGGTCCTACGATTGGTACAACAAAGGCGTAACCCGCCTGCTCTCCGATTCCCCCAAAGAAGAACGGGTGCGCAACCGCGGCCCAGTGCCGAGCGGCCCGCCGCCGGTGGCCGATTACCGGGCCATGTGGAGCAGCATCTACAGCGCCGCCGGCCCTGGCCTGACTTCCTACAACGTGCGTATGCCGCCGGTGGCCGGGCAGCCGGCGACGGTGTACTACCTGCTGAGAAACTCGCCTCATGACCGGGCGCTGAACCAGCTCACCCTCGACCCGGCCACCGGTGTCATCAGTCATCACAGCCGCTACAGCGACAAGAGCCTCAAGGCGCAGTTGCTGACCAGCGTCTATGCCCTGCATATCGGCAGTTATTTCGGCCTGATCGGGCGAATCCTGGTGACGGTCGCGGCGCTGACCATGCCGCTGTTCTTCGTCACCGGCTGGTTGCTGTACCTGGATCGTCGCCGCAAGAAGCGCCAGGTCAAGACTGCGCGCCAGGAACTGGCCGCCCACCACAGCGACGCACCGGCGTGGCTGATCGGGTTCGCCAGCCAGAGCGGTTTCGCCGAGCAACTGGCCTGGCAGACCGCCAGCCAGCTCCAGGCCGCCGGCTTGCCGGTGAAGGTTCAGCCGCTGGCCGGCGTCAGCGAGCAGGAGCTGAGCAATTGCAGCCACGCCTTGTTCGTCGTCAGCACCTTTGGCGACGGCGAAGGACCGGACAGCGCCCGGGGGTTCGAGCGCAAAATACTGGGCCGGGCCATGAGCCTGGAGGGCCTGCAGTATTCGGTACTGGGCCTGGGCGATCGGCAATACGAAAACTTCTGCGGCTTCGCCCGACGCCTGCACGCCTGGCTGTCGGAGCACGGCGGCAAGACCCTGTTCGCCCCAGTGGAAGTCGACAGTGGCGATCCTTACGCCTTGCGTCACTGGCAGCAGCAATTGGCCGAACTGACCGGCCAGGCTCCGCTGGACATCTGGCAGGCGCCCAGTTTCGAGAACTGGACCCTGCACCAGCGTACCTTGCTCAACCCCGACAGTAGCGGCTCTGGCGTGTATCTGCTGGGCCTCACCGCGCCCGGCCCGAGCAGTTGGCTGGCCGGTGACCTGGTGGAAATCCTGCCGCGTAACGACCTGTCGGCCATCGAGCATTTCCTGGAGGGCCTGGGCATCGCCGGCGTTGCTCGCGTGCAGGTCGATGGCTTGTCCCAACGTCTCGATCAGGCCCTGGCCAACCGCCAACTGCCGGAAAATCGCGCCCATCTGGTGGGCATGCATGCCCAGGCGCTGGTGGATGCCCTGGCGCCACTGGCACTGCGCGAATATTCCATCGCTTCGATTCCCGCCGATGGCCTGCTGGAACTGATTGTGCGCCAGGAACGTCACGCCGACGGCAACTTGGGTATTGGCTCCGGTTGGCTCACCGAGCATGCGCCGCTGGGCAGCGCCATTAGCCTGCGGGTACGCCGCAACAGCGGCTTCCACCTGCCGCCTCAGGGCGTGCCCATGATATTGCTGGGCAACGGCACCGGTCTGGCCGGCCTGCGCAGCCTGCTCAAGGCGCGCGTGGCCGAGGGCATGCAGCGCAACTGGCTGCTGTTTGGCGAGCGCCAGCGCGAGCATGATTTCCACTGCCGTGACGAGTTGCAGGAATGGGTGACATCCGGCGATCTGGAACGTCTGGATCTGGCGTTTTCCCGGGATCAGGAACAGAAGATCTACGTCCAGGACCGCCTGCTGGAATCAACCGCGCTGCTCAAGCAATGGCTGGCCGACGGTGCGGTGATCTATGTCTGCGGCAGCTTGCAGGGCATGGCGTCAGGCGTGGACCAGGTGCTCAACGACGTGCTCGGAGCCGCGGCAGTGGAGCGCTTGATCGAGCAAGGCCGGTATCGGCGGGATGTCTACTGA
- a CDS encoding alkaline phosphatase D family protein gives MSEFDLGRRRVMQAVGAGLLLPGLAPAVIASVKDRPVLTDGVQSGDLQGDRAMIWSRCDRPARMVVEWDTRSQLPNPRRFVSPLADSRSDFTARVELTGLPADQAIFYRVHFEDAQSGVASEPWLGHLRSVPQFKRNIRFVWSGDTVGQGFGINPDIGGMRIYEAMRLRLPDFFIHSGDTIYADGPVPAQITTEGGRIWRNLTTEAKSKVAETLDEYRGNYRYNLMDENVRRFNAQVPQIWQWDDHEVVNNWSPGKQLDERYQTKDIHSLVGRARQAWLEYAPMRLQKADAGARIYRKLAYGPMLDVFVLDMRSYREANDANLGGAKPFLGREQLDWLKGELKQSRAQWKVIAADMPIGLGVPDGEVSPGVPRWEAVANGDPGPAQGRELEIAELLGYLRKHQVRNYVWLTADVHYCAAHHYHPEQAAFQEFEPFWEFVAGPLNAGSFGPNPLDKTFGPEVVFHKAPPTQNTSPFAGYQFFGEVNIDGQSGEMSVVLRDLEGLAVFEKKLQPV, from the coding sequence ATGAGCGAATTCGACCTGGGCCGTCGCCGTGTGATGCAAGCCGTGGGTGCGGGGTTGTTGTTGCCGGGGCTGGCGCCGGCGGTGATTGCCTCGGTCAAGGATCGCCCGGTGCTCACCGATGGCGTGCAGTCTGGCGATTTGCAGGGCGACCGGGCGATGATCTGGAGCCGCTGCGACCGCCCGGCCCGGATGGTGGTGGAGTGGGACACCCGCAGCCAGTTGCCCAACCCGCGGCGTTTCGTCTCACCACTGGCCGACAGCCGCAGCGATTTTACCGCCCGGGTTGAACTCACCGGACTGCCGGCCGACCAGGCGATTTTCTACCGGGTGCATTTTGAAGATGCCCAAAGTGGCGTAGCCAGTGAACCCTGGTTGGGTCACCTGCGTAGCGTGCCGCAGTTCAAACGCAACATCCGGTTTGTCTGGAGCGGCGATACCGTCGGCCAAGGCTTCGGCATCAACCCGGACATCGGCGGCATGCGCATCTACGAAGCCATGCGCCTGCGCCTGCCGGATTTTTTTATCCACAGTGGCGACACCATTTACGCTGACGGTCCGGTGCCGGCCCAGATCACCACCGAAGGCGGGCGCATCTGGCGCAACCTCACCACTGAAGCCAAGAGCAAGGTCGCCGAGACCCTGGACGAATATCGTGGCAACTACCGCTACAACCTGATGGACGAGAACGTGCGCCGCTTCAACGCCCAAGTGCCGCAGATCTGGCAATGGGACGACCATGAGGTGGTCAACAACTGGTCGCCGGGCAAGCAACTGGATGAACGCTACCAGACCAAGGATATCCACAGCCTTGTGGGCCGTGCGCGGCAGGCCTGGCTGGAATACGCCCCCATGCGCTTGCAGAAGGCCGACGCAGGCGCACGGATCTACCGCAAGCTCGCTTACGGGCCGATGCTGGATGTGTTCGTGCTGGACATGCGCAGCTACCGCGAAGCCAACGACGCCAACCTCGGCGGGGCCAAGCCCTTTCTCGGTCGGGAGCAGTTGGACTGGCTCAAGGGCGAATTGAAGCAGTCCCGTGCCCAGTGGAAAGTCATTGCCGCCGACATGCCCATCGGCCTGGGAGTGCCCGACGGCGAAGTCAGTCCCGGCGTGCCACGCTGGGAAGCGGTGGCCAACGGTGATCCGGGGCCGGCCCAGGGCCGTGAACTGGAGATCGCCGAGTTGCTCGGCTACCTGCGCAAGCATCAGGTGCGCAACTACGTCTGGCTCACCGCTGACGTGCACTATTGCGCCGCCCATCACTACCATCCGGAACAGGCCGCGTTCCAGGAATTCGAACCCTTCTGGGAGTTCGTCGCCGGGCCGTTGAACGCCGGCAGCTTCGGGCCCAATCCTCTGGACAAGACGTTCGGCCCCGAAGTGGTGTTCCACAAAGCCCCCCCGACCCAGAACACGTCGCCGTTTGCCGGGTACCAGTTCTTTGGCGAGGTGAACATCGACGGCCAGAGCGGGGAGATGAGCGTGGTGTTGCGGGACTTGGAAGGCCTGGCTGTGTTCGAGAAGAAGTTGCAGCCGGTTTGA
- a CDS encoding betaine/proline/choline family ABC transporter ATP-binding protein (Members of the family are the ATP-binding subunit of ABC transporters for substrates such as betaine, L-proline or other amino acids, choline, carnitine, etc. The substrate specificity is best determined from the substrate-binding subunit, rather than this subunit, as it interacts with the permease subunit and not with substrate directly.) — protein MIELQNLSKTFKSNGKDVKAVDSVSLTVNEGEICVFLGPSGCGKSTTLKMINRLIAPTSGKVLINGEDTTGLDEVTLRRNIGYVIQQIGLFPNMTIEENITVVPRLLGWDKQKCHDRARELMSMIKLEPKQYLHRYPRELSGGQQQRIGVIRALAADAPLLLMDEPFGAVDPINREMIQNEFFEMQRALNKTVIMVSHDIDEAIKLGDKIAIFRAGKLIQFDHPDTLLAHPADEFVSNFVGQDSTLKRLLLVRAEDAADNAPAVSPETPVAEALELMDEHDRRYLVVTCAENKALGFVRRRDLHRQTGACSQYLSEFNATAAYDEHLRILLSRMYEFNRSWLPVMDAERVFLGEVTQESIAEYLSSGKSRGGKTSIVSPAETAVA, from the coding sequence ATGATCGAACTTCAAAACCTCAGCAAAACCTTCAAGAGCAACGGCAAGGACGTCAAGGCCGTGGACTCGGTGAGCCTGACCGTCAACGAAGGCGAGATCTGCGTGTTCCTCGGGCCATCGGGCTGTGGCAAAAGCACCACGCTGAAGATGATCAACCGCCTGATCGCGCCCACCTCGGGCAAGGTCTTGATCAACGGTGAAGACACCACCGGTCTGGACGAAGTGACCCTGCGCCGCAACATCGGCTATGTGATCCAGCAGATCGGCCTGTTCCCGAACATGACCATCGAGGAAAACATCACCGTGGTCCCGCGCCTGCTGGGCTGGGACAAGCAAAAATGCCACGACCGCGCCCGCGAATTGATGAGCATGATCAAGCTTGAACCCAAGCAGTACCTGCATCGTTACCCGCGTGAACTGTCGGGCGGCCAGCAGCAACGGATCGGCGTGATCCGCGCACTGGCGGCCGATGCGCCGCTGCTGCTGATGGACGAACCGTTCGGCGCGGTGGACCCGATCAACCGCGAGATGATCCAGAACGAGTTCTTCGAGATGCAACGGGCACTGAACAAGACCGTGATCATGGTCAGCCACGACATCGACGAAGCCATCAAGCTGGGGGACAAGATTGCGATCTTCCGCGCCGGCAAGCTGATCCAGTTCGATCACCCCGACACGCTGCTGGCGCACCCTGCCGACGAGTTCGTCAGCAATTTTGTCGGCCAGGACAGTACCCTCAAGCGCTTGTTGCTGGTCCGGGCTGAAGACGCGGCGGACAACGCACCAGCGGTCAGCCCCGAGACACCGGTGGCCGAGGCGCTGGAGTTGATGGACGAACATGACCGTCGCTACCTGGTAGTAACCTGCGCCGAGAACAAAGCCCTGGGCTTTGTACGACGTCGCGACCTGCACCGTCAGACCGGCGCCTGCTCGCAGTACCTGAGCGAATTCAACGCCACAGCGGCTTACGATGAACACCTGCGGATCCTGTTGTCGCGCATGTACGAGTTCAACCGTTCGTGGCTGCCGGTGATGGATGCCGAGCGGGTATTCCTCGGCGAGGTGACGCAGGAATCGATTGCCGAGTACCTGAGCTCCGGCAAGTCCCGTGGAGGCAAGACCAGTATTGTTTCGCCAGCCGAGACTGCTGTGGCCTGA
- a CDS encoding ABC transporter permease, giving the protein MAIRYGKGLTGGAIVVALLALLVYWIGIDTIERYHDDLLFYLQAHLMLVVASMMAALIVGIPAGIALSRPAMVGRAERFMQVFNIGNTVPPLAVLAIALGFLGIGSGPAIFALFLASLLPIVRNTYEGLKNVQGSLKEAAVGIGMTPRQVLWKVELPNAVPIIVGGVRVALAINVGTAPLAFLIGANSLGSLIFPGIALNNQPQLLLGAVCTALLALLLDGLVTLASRLWLERGLRAS; this is encoded by the coding sequence GTGGCTATCCGCTATGGCAAAGGGCTGACAGGGGGCGCGATCGTCGTCGCTCTCCTGGCCCTGCTGGTCTATTGGATTGGTATCGATACGATTGAGCGTTACCACGACGATTTACTGTTTTACCTGCAAGCTCACCTGATGCTCGTTGTGGCCTCCATGATGGCGGCGCTGATCGTGGGCATCCCCGCCGGCATCGCCCTCAGTCGCCCTGCGATGGTCGGGCGCGCCGAACGCTTCATGCAAGTCTTCAACATCGGCAACACCGTGCCGCCCCTGGCCGTACTGGCCATCGCCCTGGGCTTCCTGGGTATCGGCAGCGGCCCCGCCATCTTCGCCCTGTTCCTCGCCTCGCTGCTGCCCATCGTGCGCAACACCTACGAAGGCCTGAAGAACGTCCAGGGCTCCCTCAAGGAAGCCGCCGTCGGCATCGGCATGACCCCGCGCCAGGTGCTGTGGAAAGTCGAGCTGCCCAACGCCGTGCCGATCATCGTCGGTGGTGTGCGGGTGGCACTGGCGATCAACGTCGGCACAGCCCCACTGGCGTTCCTGATCGGCGCCAACAGCCTTGGCAGCCTGATCTTCCCCGGCATCGCCTTGAACAATCAGCCGCAACTGCTGCTCGGCGCGGTGTGCACCGCCCTGCTGGCATTGCTGCTCGACGGCCTGGTGACACTGGCCAGCCGCCTCTGGCTGGAACGCGGTCTGCGAGCGTCATAG
- a CDS encoding glycine betaine ABC transporter substrate-binding protein has product MKKLSLILGCVLLFAGFAQAAEKPLIRLGARVFTEQTLLAEITAQYLRGKGYDAQITGGLGSNLARSAQESGQLDLLWEYTGVSLVSYNHITEKLDSAQSYARVKEIDAKKGLTWLTPSKFSNTYALALPEKIAQQYPQINTISQLNTVLQAEADENHLVALDTEFANRSDGLDGMVELYGMNLTRENLRQMDAGLVYTALRNGQVFAGLVYTTDGRLSAFKLKLLEDDKQYFPDYTAAPVVRQTTLDANPQLAAQLKPLAELFDDETMRQLNARVDVNHESPSAVAADFLRQHSLLSTQ; this is encoded by the coding sequence ATGAAGAAGTTGAGCTTGATACTGGGCTGCGTCCTGCTGTTCGCAGGATTTGCCCAGGCCGCTGAAAAACCGCTGATTCGCCTCGGCGCCCGGGTGTTCACCGAGCAGACGCTGCTGGCAGAAATCACCGCCCAATACCTGCGCGGCAAAGGCTACGACGCGCAGATCACCGGTGGACTTGGCAGCAACCTGGCCCGCAGCGCCCAAGAGAGCGGACAACTGGACCTGCTCTGGGAATACACCGGCGTGTCGCTGGTGTCCTACAACCACATCACGGAGAAACTCGACAGCGCCCAGTCCTACGCCCGGGTGAAAGAAATCGACGCAAAAAAAGGCCTGACCTGGCTGACGCCGTCGAAATTCAGTAACACCTATGCCCTGGCCTTGCCGGAAAAGATCGCGCAGCAATATCCACAGATCAACACCATCAGCCAATTGAACACCGTGTTACAGGCCGAGGCCGATGAAAATCACCTGGTGGCCCTGGACACCGAGTTCGCCAACCGTTCCGACGGGCTGGATGGCATGGTCGAGCTGTACGGCATGAACCTGACCCGCGAGAACCTCCGGCAAATGGACGCGGGCCTGGTCTACACCGCCCTGCGCAACGGCCAGGTATTCGCCGGCCTGGTGTACACCACCGACGGGCGCCTGAGCGCGTTCAAACTCAAACTGCTGGAAGACGACAAGCAGTACTTCCCGGACTACACCGCCGCGCCCGTGGTGCGCCAGACGACTCTGGATGCAAATCCGCAATTGGCCGCGCAGCTCAAACCCCTGGCCGAATTGTTTGACGATGAAACCATGCGCCAGCTCAACGCCCGCGTGGACGTCAACCACGAAAGCCCTTCCGCCGTTGCCGCCGATTTCCTGCGCCAGCATTCCCTGCTCTCAACCCAATGA
- a CDS encoding type III PLP-dependent enzyme, with product MSIQVEDYFARETFQKMKAFADKQETPFVVIDTAMISKAYDDLRAGFDFAKVYYAVKANPAVEIIDLLKDKGSNFDIASIYELDKVMSRGVGPDQISYGNTIKKSRDIRYFYEKGVRLYATDSEADLRNIAKAAPGSKVYVRILTEGSTTADWPLSRKFGCQTDMAMDLLILARDLGLVPYGISFHVGSQQRDISVWDAAIAKVKVIFERLKEEDGIVLKLINMGGGFPANYITRTNSLETYAEEIIRFLKEDFGDELPEIILEPGRSLIANAGILVSEVVLVARKSRTAVERWVYTDVGKFSGLIETMDEAIKFPIWTEKKGEMEEVVIAGPTCDSADIMYENYKYGLPLNLAIGDRLYWLSTGAYTTSYSAVEFNGFPPLKSFYV from the coding sequence ATGTCGATCCAGGTCGAAGATTATTTTGCGCGCGAAACCTTTCAGAAAATGAAGGCGTTCGCCGACAAGCAGGAAACCCCGTTCGTGGTGATCGACACCGCGATGATCTCCAAGGCCTATGACGACCTGCGCGCCGGTTTCGACTTCGCCAAAGTCTATTACGCCGTCAAGGCCAACCCGGCGGTGGAAATCATCGACCTGCTCAAGGATAAAGGCTCGAACTTCGACATCGCTTCGATCTATGAGCTGGATAAAGTCATGAGCCGTGGCGTAGGCCCGGATCAGATCAGCTATGGCAACACCATCAAGAAATCCCGGGACATCCGCTACTTCTACGAGAAGGGCGTGCGCCTGTATGCCACCGACTCCGAAGCCGACCTGCGCAACATCGCCAAAGCCGCGCCGGGTTCGAAAGTCTATGTGCGCATTCTTACCGAAGGCTCGACCACCGCTGACTGGCCGCTGTCGCGCAAGTTCGGCTGCCAGACCGACATGGCCATGGACCTGCTGATCCTGGCCCGCGACCTGGGCCTGGTGCCGTACGGCATTTCCTTCCACGTCGGCTCGCAACAGCGCGACATCAGCGTCTGGGACGCAGCGATTGCCAAGGTCAAGGTGATCTTCGAGCGCCTGAAAGAAGAAGACGGCATCGTATTGAAGCTGATCAACATGGGCGGTGGCTTCCCGGCCAACTACATCACCCGCACCAACAGCCTGGAAACCTACGCCGAGGAAATCATCCGCTTCCTCAAGGAAGACTTCGGCGACGAACTGCCGGAGATCATCCTGGAGCCGGGCCGTTCGCTGATCGCCAACGCCGGCATCCTGGTCAGCGAAGTGGTGCTGGTGGCCCGAAAATCGCGTACCGCCGTCGAGCGCTGGGTATACACGGACGTGGGCAAATTCTCCGGCCTGATCGAAACCATGGACGAAGCCATCAAGTTCCCGATCTGGACCGAGAAGAAAGGCGAAATGGAAGAAGTGGTCATCGCCGGCCCAACCTGCGACAGCGCCGACATCATGTACGAAAACTACAAGTACGGTTTGCCGCTGAACCTGGCCATCGGTGACCGTCTGTACTGGCTGTCGACCGGTGCCTACACCACCAGCTACAGCGCGGTGGAATTCAATGGCTTCCCGCCGCTGAAATCGTTCTACGTGTGA
- a CDS encoding PTS fructose-like transporter subunit IIB — MKLAIVTACPNGMVTSVLCARLLDAAAQRQGWSTSVEVHDAAHPERQLSAATLEAAEWVLLVASGPVDLSRFVGKRLFRSTPAQALQDVDSLLRRGAEEAEVLVESEVLEQTPAVSAERAPRLVAITACPTGVAHTFMAAEALQQAAKKLGYDLQVETQGSVGARNPLSAEAIAAADVVLLATDIEVATERFAGKKIYRCGTGVALKQAEATLNKALAEGRQESASGAGSAAAKAEKTGVYKHLLTGVSFMLPMVVAGGLLIALSFVFGITAFKEPGTLAAALMQIGGDTAFKLMVPLLAGYIAYSIADRPGLAPGMIGGMLASTLGAGFIGGIIAGFLAGYAAKAINRYARLPQSLEALKPILIIPLLASLFTGLVMIYIVGKPVAGMLDGLTHFLDSMGTTNAILLGVLLGAMMCVDLGGPINKAAYAFSVGLLASQSYAPMAAAMAAGMVPPIGLGIATFIARRKFAQTEREAGKAALVLGLCFISEGAIPFAAKDPLRVIPASIAGGALTGALSMYFGCKLMAPHGGLFVMLIPNAINHALLYLLAIVAGSLLTAVSYALLKRPEVVEMALEPAKA; from the coding sequence ATGAAATTAGCCATTGTGACGGCCTGCCCGAACGGCATGGTCACCAGTGTGTTGTGCGCCCGCCTGCTGGACGCGGCGGCCCAGCGCCAGGGGTGGAGCACCAGCGTGGAAGTCCATGACGCGGCTCATCCTGAACGCCAATTGTCGGCCGCGACCCTCGAAGCGGCTGAGTGGGTTTTGTTGGTTGCCAGCGGCCCGGTGGACCTGTCGCGGTTCGTCGGCAAACGTCTGTTTCGCAGCACCCCGGCCCAGGCCCTGCAAGACGTTGACTCGTTGCTGCGCCGTGGCGCCGAAGAGGCTGAAGTGTTGGTCGAATCCGAGGTGCTGGAGCAGACGCCGGCGGTCTCGGCTGAGCGCGCCCCGCGCCTGGTCGCCATCACCGCGTGTCCGACTGGCGTCGCTCACACGTTCATGGCCGCCGAGGCGTTGCAGCAAGCAGCGAAGAAACTCGGTTACGACCTGCAAGTGGAGACCCAGGGTTCGGTGGGGGCTCGCAACCCGCTGAGTGCCGAGGCTATCGCCGCGGCCGACGTGGTGCTGCTGGCCACCGACATCGAAGTCGCCACCGAGCGTTTTGCCGGCAAGAAAATCTATCGCTGCGGCACCGGCGTCGCCTTGAAACAGGCCGAAGCCACGCTGAACAAGGCGCTTGCCGAAGGCCGCCAGGAAAGCGCCTCGGGCGCTGGCAGCGCTGCGGCAAAAGCGGAGAAGACCGGCGTCTATAAGCACCTGCTGACCGGCGTGTCGTTCATGTTGCCAATGGTGGTGGCCGGTGGTCTGTTGATCGCCTTGTCGTTCGTGTTTGGCATTACCGCGTTCAAGGAACCCGGCACGCTGGCGGCGGCGCTGATGCAGATCGGCGGCGACACCGCGTTCAAACTGATGGTGCCGTTGCTGGCCGGCTACATCGCCTATTCCATCGCCGACCGTCCTGGCCTGGCGCCCGGCATGATCGGCGGGATGCTGGCAAGCACCTTGGGCGCGGGGTTCATCGGCGGGATCATCGCCGGTTTCCTGGCCGGTTACGCCGCCAAGGCGATCAACCGCTACGCGCGTCTGCCCCAGAGCCTGGAAGCGCTCAAGCCGATCCTGATCATCCCGCTGCTGGCGAGCCTGTTTACCGGTCTGGTGATGATCTACATCGTCGGCAAGCCGGTGGCGGGCATGCTGGATGGCTTGACCCATTTCCTCGACAGCATGGGCACCACCAACGCGATCCTGCTGGGTGTTTTGCTGGGGGCGATGATGTGTGTCGACCTTGGCGGGCCGATCAACAAGGCCGCCTATGCATTTTCGGTGGGGCTGCTGGCATCGCAAAGTTATGCACCGATGGCGGCGGCCATGGCCGCAGGCATGGTGCCGCCGATTGGCCTGGGCATCGCCACCTTTATCGCCCGCCGCAAGTTTGCCCAGACCGAACGCGAGGCCGGTAAAGCGGCGCTGGTGCTCGGGCTGTGCTTCATTTCCGAAGGGGCGATTCCGTTCGCCGCCAAGGACCCGTTGCGGGTGATCCCGGCCAGCATCGCCGGCGGTGCGCTGACCGGTGCGCTGTCGATGTACTTCGGCTGCAAACTCATGGCGCCCCACGGTGGCCTGTTCGTGATGCTGATCCCCAACGCCATTAACCATGCGTTGTTGTATTTGCTGGCGATCGTGGCGGGAAGTCTGCTGACGGCGGTGTCCTATGCGCTGCTCAAGCGGCCGGAAGTCGTGGAGATGGCGCTGGAGCCGGCCAAGGCCTGA
- a CDS encoding ABC transporter permease produces the protein MDFLDAFSHLDWPLVLHLTLQHITLVGIAVTLAIVVGVPLGIFMTRFPALAGPLQASATVLLTIPSIALFGLLLPVYSTFGQGLGPMPAITAVFLYSLLPIMRNTYLALTGVEPGIREAARGIGMTFGQRLRMVELPIAVPVILAGVRTAVVMNIGVMTIAATIGAGGLGVLILASISRSDMSMLIVGAVLVSLLAIFADLLLQWLQRSLTPKGLLK, from the coding sequence ATGGATTTTCTTGACGCCTTTTCCCATCTGGACTGGCCGCTGGTGCTGCACCTGACCCTGCAGCACATCACCCTGGTGGGCATCGCCGTGACCCTGGCAATTGTGGTCGGCGTACCGCTGGGCATTTTCATGACCCGCTTTCCGGCTCTCGCCGGCCCCTTACAGGCCAGCGCCACGGTGCTGCTGACCATTCCGTCGATCGCCTTGTTCGGCCTGCTGCTGCCGGTCTATTCCACATTCGGCCAAGGCCTGGGGCCGATGCCGGCGATCACCGCCGTGTTCCTCTATTCCCTGTTGCCGATCATGCGCAACACCTACCTGGCCCTGACGGGTGTGGAACCCGGCATCCGCGAAGCCGCCCGTGGCATCGGCATGACCTTCGGCCAGCGCCTGCGCATGGTCGAGCTGCCCATCGCCGTGCCAGTGATCCTGGCCGGCGTGCGCACCGCCGTGGTCATGAACATCGGTGTCATGACCATCGCCGCCACCATCGGTGCCGGTGGCCTGGGCGTACTCATCCTCGCTTCCATCAGCCGCAGCGATATGTCGATGCTGATCGTCGGCGCCGTGCTGGTCAGTCTCCTGGCCATCTTCGCCGACTTGCTTCTGCAATGGCTGCAACGTTCGCTGACCCCAAAAGGATTACTGAAATGA